A DNA window from Shewanella baltica contains the following coding sequences:
- a CDS encoding COG3014 family protein, with product MKLSLVTPLSRAFIAPALAIGLALGLSGCAYNSIFINYPSQIEPLKQELNSATPLADIDKLASNINGNDGLLYAQEAGRIAQVAGDFAASKKYYQQAVDAYTAFDDKAKVSVSDISATASSLVLNDNAIPYRGPGYERIMLHQYQALNYLFSGDYQGALVEVRRSNELQSSEQERYQKSQKSVQAMANGTIDAEVNKLGQAAGTVTSSFLNAYSYYTTGVLHEVLGEPNDAYIDYRKAAQITPDNTYLQQDLVRLAKQLGMPQYDEFKRRWGDAKLPNPKDGQVILMVERGFVPAKQALTVPFTIHGNWQTVSLATYMPNNTFVPETQVQGLGTVLKTEPIANIDALAITALKEDLPATLVRQVARVYAKSEMAYQVGKSGSPGNNAADIGSIAMQIFNVVTEQADRRSWLTLPKQAQIGRRYLSAGEYTLQLDKAPPAKIDVAAGKTTLVWAIDTGNYTRIYSIII from the coding sequence ATGAAACTGTCTTTGGTTACACCTTTATCTCGCGCGTTTATCGCCCCCGCTTTGGCAATAGGATTGGCGCTAGGTTTATCGGGCTGCGCCTACAACAGTATTTTTATTAATTACCCTTCACAGATTGAACCGCTTAAACAAGAGTTGAATAGTGCAACGCCCTTGGCCGATATCGACAAACTTGCCAGCAATATCAATGGCAACGATGGCCTGCTCTATGCTCAAGAAGCGGGCCGTATTGCTCAAGTCGCCGGCGATTTTGCGGCCAGTAAAAAGTACTACCAACAAGCGGTCGATGCTTACACCGCCTTTGATGATAAGGCCAAAGTCAGCGTCAGTGATATTAGTGCCACAGCCAGCAGCTTAGTGTTAAACGACAATGCGATTCCGTACCGTGGTCCTGGGTATGAACGCATCATGCTGCACCAATACCAAGCGCTGAATTATTTGTTTAGTGGCGATTACCAAGGTGCTTTAGTCGAAGTTCGTCGCAGTAACGAGTTACAAAGCAGTGAGCAAGAGCGCTATCAAAAATCGCAAAAGTCGGTACAAGCCATGGCGAACGGGACTATCGATGCCGAGGTCAACAAACTAGGCCAAGCCGCAGGCACTGTGACGAGTTCGTTCTTAAACGCTTACAGCTATTACACCACTGGCGTATTACATGAAGTACTGGGTGAGCCGAACGATGCCTATATCGATTATCGTAAAGCGGCACAAATCACCCCAGACAACACCTATTTACAGCAAGATCTGGTGCGTCTCGCCAAGCAACTCGGCATGCCGCAATATGATGAGTTCAAACGTCGTTGGGGCGATGCTAAATTGCCTAATCCCAAAGATGGCCAAGTGATTTTAATGGTTGAACGCGGCTTTGTGCCCGCCAAGCAAGCCCTCACAGTGCCTTTTACTATCCATGGCAATTGGCAAACTGTATCGCTAGCCACTTACATGCCAAACAATACTTTTGTGCCAGAGACGCAAGTGCAAGGTTTAGGTACAGTGCTGAAAACTGAACCTATTGCCAATATCGATGCCTTAGCCATCACAGCACTCAAAGAAGATCTGCCCGCAACCTTGGTTCGACAAGTCGCACGTGTCTATGCCAAATCTGAGATGGCCTATCAGGTTGGAAAGAGTGGCAGCCCCGGAAACAATGCCGCCGATATTGGCAGCATAGCGATGCAGATTTTTAACGTAGTAACAGAGCAAGCGGATCGCCGTAGTTGGCTGACGCTGCCTAAACAAGCACAGATCGGGCGGCGTTATTTGAGTGCAGGTGAATACACTTTGCAGTTAGATAAAGCGCCACCGGCAAAAATTGACGTTGCAGCAGGCAAAACCACCTTAGTCTGGGCAATTGATACTGGTAATTACACCCGAATTTATTCAATAATCATTTAG
- the def gene encoding peptide deformylase — protein sequence MFKHLMPKQTPPLLPIALVGEAILGQTAIAVHHFDAELAHLAEQMSASMEAAKGVGIAAPQVHSPLALFIMASRPNERYPDAPNMAPVVVVNPQIIHASSELVGGEEGCLSVPGQRFNILRHQAIEVRYQNLQGEWQQAELTGFIARIFQHEFDHLQGITLLERSRMPEQAQSISAQSIEQGEAQ from the coding sequence ATGTTTAAACATTTGATGCCAAAACAAACCCCGCCTTTATTACCCATAGCGTTAGTGGGTGAAGCTATCCTAGGGCAGACTGCAATTGCAGTGCATCATTTCGATGCCGAGCTCGCGCACCTTGCAGAGCAAATGTCTGCCAGCATGGAAGCCGCCAAAGGCGTTGGCATCGCGGCGCCACAGGTTCACAGTCCCTTAGCTTTATTTATTATGGCTTCTCGACCTAATGAACGTTATCCCGACGCACCCAATATGGCGCCTGTAGTCGTGGTTAATCCACAAATCATTCATGCATCGAGTGAATTAGTCGGCGGCGAAGAAGGTTGCCTGTCCGTTCCCGGCCAAAGATTTAACATACTAAGACATCAAGCCATTGAAGTGCGCTACCAGAATTTACAAGGCGAGTGGCAACAGGCCGAATTAACAGGCTTTATTGCGCGGATTTTTCAACACGAATTTGATCACCTGCAAGGGATCACCTTACTCGAGCGTTCACGTATGCCTGAACAGGCTCAGTCGATTTCAGCCCAGTCCATCGAACAAGGTGAAGCGCAATAA
- a CDS encoding SlyX family protein produces the protein MQGVQAQIEDLETKLAFQELTVEELNQEVIKLNRLVAHQQHQIHMLIGKLQDMEPSNMATQAEETPPPHY, from the coding sequence ATGCAAGGCGTACAAGCACAAATTGAAGATCTAGAAACCAAATTGGCTTTTCAAGAGCTCACAGTCGAAGAGTTAAACCAAGAAGTGATCAAATTGAATCGACTGGTGGCTCACCAGCAACACCAAATTCACATGTTAATTGGTAAGTTACAAGACATGGAACCGAGTAATATGGCGACTCAGGCTGAAGAAACGCCGCCGCCACATTACTAA